GACAAACTTTTCACCACGGTCGTAATCTTGCGTCGATTTAGATAAGACTTCCGCAATAAAACATGGATTAACTAATGTATCTGTGCGTCCTTCTTTAAATTGGAGAGGCTTTTCGACTACCATGACATTAGGGTATGTATATAAGTTGCGATCGCCAATCCAAAGCCGTTGGTCGGTATGAAATGTTTCGTAAGGCTTACGTCTCATAGCGACGCTCAAAGCGATGTAAAGATTTCCACTGATGCGGTTGTGTGCGGGTGTCCCTCCAGTCATCGAGATAATTGCTCCATTACGGTATTCGTTGCGGGTTTCGGACGCAACTTCGAGTTCGAGATACTCTTCAGGCGTGTAGATTTGTCGTTCGAGTGCTTGTGTCATGACGTAATTTCACCATCTTTGAGATCAACAAAATAGAAGTAAAAGAATAGCGATCGCATGTTTACAATAACAGTATCATCTAGAAGATGTTACTTGCTTAATGAAAGTGACAACTCTTTCTACTTCTTGAAACCCCACCTTTGTATGAAAATCATAACTTGCCGTGTTGTCCAATAAAGCATCTGAAGCAAGCTCCATACATCCACGTTCAATTGCCCACTGTTGAGCAAATTGAATTAATTTTGTCCCTATACCTTGTTTGCGATATTCATCTTCTACATAAATTCCTTCTACATAAGCCACAGGACTTTGAGTAGCACCAGGAACATAGTCGTAGCGCAGCGAAAGATTTATAAATCCAATTGCTTTAGCGTTATCATCTTTGACTAAAAATCCTGCTTCGCGAGGAGAGTAAAGAATATTGGTCAGACTTCTTTGCATTTCTTCAACTGATTCATCTGACCAAAGTTTTAACGCCAGGTCTAGCCACTCATTAAAGTTCTCTTGATTAACTTCAACAATTTTCACTTTTTGCATTTTACCTCTTAAATATTTTCTGTTTCTGCTGATGTAATTGTCTTACAAATGTCAGCTACAATTCA
This window of the Chroococcidiopsis thermalis PCC 7203 genome carries:
- a CDS encoding Uma2 family endonuclease; translation: MTQALERQIYTPEEYLELEVASETRNEYRNGAIISMTGGTPAHNRISGNLYIALSVAMRRKPYETFHTDQRLWIGDRNLYTYPNVMVVEKPLQFKEGRTDTLVNPCFIAEVLSKSTQDYDRGEKFVAYCTINNFQEYLLIDQYSIHVEHYVKTAVNQWLLSEYDDLNVTLSFKVFEFQIQIADLYENIEFANI
- the aac(6') gene encoding aminoglycoside 6'-N-acetyltransferase, with the translated sequence MQKVKIVEVNQENFNEWLDLALKLWSDESVEEMQRSLTNILYSPREAGFLVKDDNAKAIGFINLSLRYDYVPGATQSPVAYVEGIYVEDEYRKQGIGTKLIQFAQQWAIERGCMELASDALLDNTASYDFHTKVGFQEVERVVTFIKQVTSSR